In Paenibacillus hexagrammi, the following are encoded in one genomic region:
- a CDS encoding MGDG synthase family glycosyltransferase — translation MRKKRILLLSEGFGKGHTQAAHALAVELRQNSSDIITRVIELGAFLHPTLFPLIFSAYRRTVTTQPKLYGMLYRHQQNKSLNGITGLALHRLFYSQTKAVVEQLKPDIIVCTHPFPSIIVSRLKRSGLRVPLFTVITDYDAHGSWIDPAVDKYLVSTENVRQKMLERGVPAEHVDVTGIPVHPNFRRQHSKAQILGEFGLRDMPTVMIMGGGWGIFKKEVTEDLLGYIATWRERIQLLICVGTNEKAKLKLMEEEVFRHPNVHLIGYTQEINKLMDISDLLITKPGGMTCSEAMAKGIPMLFYHPIPGQEEENCHYFEKQGYGQIISSPAIIDHWFHILLEQYPQLIQRRSTIRRYQQFRAYECSRTIIQYLQMSEKLPCIQASTRAPLIQW, via the coding sequence TTGCGTAAAAAACGGATCTTGTTATTATCCGAGGGCTTCGGCAAAGGACATACTCAAGCCGCTCACGCGCTTGCAGTTGAGCTTAGACAAAACTCTTCCGATATCATTACCCGTGTGATCGAGTTAGGGGCATTTTTGCATCCAACACTGTTCCCCTTGATTTTTTCGGCATACCGCCGCACGGTGACTACGCAGCCTAAGCTCTATGGCATGCTTTACCGCCATCAGCAAAATAAATCGCTAAACGGCATTACCGGTTTAGCCTTGCACCGCCTGTTCTATTCACAGACAAAGGCCGTCGTAGAGCAGCTTAAACCAGATATTATCGTATGTACCCATCCGTTTCCGAGCATTATTGTCTCTCGCTTGAAACGATCTGGGCTTCGTGTGCCGTTGTTCACCGTCATCACTGATTATGATGCGCACGGTTCCTGGATCGATCCGGCTGTCGATAAATATCTGGTATCCACCGAGAATGTCCGCCAAAAAATGCTAGAGCGAGGGGTTCCCGCCGAGCATGTGGATGTCACCGGTATTCCGGTTCATCCCAATTTCCGCAGGCAGCACAGCAAGGCGCAGATTCTTGGGGAATTTGGTCTGAGGGACATGCCCACGGTCATGATCATGGGCGGTGGCTGGGGGATTTTCAAAAAAGAAGTGACAGAAGATCTATTGGGCTACATCGCCACTTGGCGGGAGCGCATCCAGCTCTTGATTTGCGTGGGCACCAACGAGAAAGCCAAGCTCAAGCTTATGGAGGAGGAAGTCTTCCGGCATCCAAACGTTCACCTGATCGGGTATACACAGGAGATCAACAAGCTGATGGATATTTCGGATTTGCTGATCACCAAGCCAGGTGGTATGACTTGCTCCGAAGCCATGGCCAAAGGCATTCCCATGCTGTTCTACCACCCCATTCCGGGACAGGAGGAAGAGAACTGCCATTATTTTGAAAAGCAAGGCTATGGGCAAATCATCTCCTCACCAGCAATCATCGATCACTGGTTTCACATTCTGCTTGAGCAGTATCCGCAGTTAATCCAGCGCAGGTCCACGATTCGCAGATACCAGCAATTTCGCGCTTATGAATGCTCGCGCACCATCATCCAATATTTGCAGATGTCGGAGAAACTCCCCTGCATCCAGGCATCAACCCGGGCACCGCTCATACAATGGTAA
- a CDS encoding thymidine kinase produces the protein MAKLYFRYGTMNSGKSIEVLRVAHNYEEQGKKVLLFTSVVDDRFGVGKVASRIGMQKNAIVVDDQLDMIKMAREEQPNCILVDEAQFLNKKQVGQLIDIVDDLNIPVIAYGLRADFLGQLFEGSNALIAVADTIEEIKTVCWYCDKKAIMNMRCKDGDPVFHGEQIQIGGNESYVPVCRKCYAARRKQALAGS, from the coding sequence TTGGCAAAGTTATATTTTCGATACGGAACGATGAACAGCGGCAAATCGATTGAAGTACTGCGCGTCGCCCACAACTATGAGGAACAAGGCAAGAAGGTACTGCTGTTCACTTCCGTCGTCGACGACCGCTTCGGCGTTGGCAAAGTCGCTTCCCGAATCGGGATGCAAAAAAACGCAATCGTCGTTGACGATCAGCTGGACATGATTAAGATGGCACGGGAAGAGCAACCCAACTGCATCCTTGTTGATGAAGCTCAGTTCCTAAACAAGAAGCAGGTTGGACAGCTGATTGACATCGTTGACGACTTGAATATACCGGTGATCGCGTATGGGCTCCGAGCGGATTTTCTGGGACAGCTGTTTGAGGGCAGCAACGCTCTGATAGCCGTAGCCGATACGATTGAGGAAATCAAAACCGTCTGCTGGTACTGTGACAAGAAAGCCATTATGAATATGAGATGTAAGGACGGAGATCCTGTCTTTCACGGCGAGCAGATTCAAATCGGCGGTAATGAAAGCTATGTGCCGGTTTGTCGAAAATGCTATGCAGCGCGGCGAAAGCAAGCTTTAGCCGGATCTTGA
- a CDS encoding HD domain-containing protein — protein sequence MEHTFTSGMIWEPLYRLEVEAHPVEIALFRSQPVRRLKFLHHFGASALFSPMNHSRFEHTVGVWALMAYFFPDQLPLRLAALLHDIGHLPFSHAVESTLGFDHHERTGQLIARGEVADILLEHGLQPEMIVNILQEASPLTNKTTQMGLDHLDSFLRDTYHAGRYLIAPHELIRKLVMRGHYIEADQDAAYALVHAVVEDHRIFLKPEFLAMDALLAKAITHHCEAHPGARALIPALTDNELIQELLHSEHTASREIMNVLMYEPHRIQIASEPIPGSIQVNIRKLYTKQPLISGKPASAVDSACQVKLDELDDLSATYFFTI from the coding sequence ATGGAACATACGTTTACATCCGGGATGATCTGGGAGCCTTTGTACCGTCTTGAGGTGGAAGCTCATCCGGTTGAAATTGCACTCTTCCGGTCACAGCCGGTTCGGCGCCTAAAATTCCTGCACCATTTCGGTGCTTCGGCTTTATTTTCACCTATGAATCATTCACGATTTGAACATACCGTCGGCGTATGGGCTTTAATGGCCTATTTCTTCCCCGACCAATTGCCGCTGCGTCTTGCAGCCTTACTTCACGATATCGGACACCTCCCCTTCTCTCACGCTGTGGAGAGTACGCTTGGCTTCGATCATCATGAGCGGACCGGCCAGCTGATTGCACGAGGGGAAGTCGCTGACATTCTACTTGAGCACGGCTTGCAGCCCGAGATGATCGTTAACATTCTTCAAGAAGCAAGCCCGTTAACCAATAAAACAACCCAGATGGGCCTTGATCACTTGGACAGCTTCCTGCGGGATACGTACCATGCCGGTCGTTACTTGATCGCTCCTCATGAGCTTATTCGCAAGCTTGTGATGAGGGGGCATTACATAGAAGCGGATCAGGATGCAGCTTATGCCCTGGTTCATGCCGTCGTGGAGGATCATCGTATTTTCTTGAAGCCGGAATTTTTGGCAATGGATGCCTTACTTGCGAAGGCGATCACCCATCATTGTGAGGCTCACCCCGGGGCCAGAGCGCTGATTCCCGCACTTACAGATAACGAGCTGATCCAAGAGCTGCTTCACAGCGAGCATACGGCCTCTAGGGAAATCATGAATGTATTGATGTACGAACCTCATCGGATTCAAATCGCATCCGAGCCGATTCCAGGCAGCATTCAGGTCAATATTCGAAAGCTGTATACAAAACAGCCGCTCATCTCCGGCAAGCCTGCATCTGCGGTGGATTCCGCCTGTCAAGTGAAATTGGACGAGCTCGACGACTTATCGGCCACTTATTTTTTCACCATATAA
- a CDS encoding glutamate synthase subunit beta, with amino-acid sequence MGKPTGFMEYSREVASEAAPLQRIGHWKEFATPLTDDKLQTQGARCMDCGIPFCHTGKLISGMAAGCPVNNLIPEWNDLVYRGQWREALNRLHKTNNFPEFTGRVCPAPCEGSCTVGLKDTPVTIKSIEKAIIDKGFAEGWITPQPPEIRTGKKVAVIGSGPSGLACAAQLNKAGHWVTVFERADRIGGLLMYGIPNMKLDKSYVQRRVELLEAEGVTFVTNAHVGVNYPVEKLQEEFDSIVLCAGATKGRDLMIEGRELKGVHLAMEFLSKNTKSLLDSEHADGEYISAEGKDVIVIGGGDTGTDCVGTSLRHKCKSVLQFEIMPKAPDSRPANNPWPEWPKVLKVDYGQQEAAAVQGDDPRQYLISTKKFVGDENGNLKELHTVLIEWQKNERGQFVPVEVPGSEKVYPAQLVLIAMGFTGPEKTVLEQLGIEQDERSNAKAEYGKFATNVEGIFAAGDMRRGQSLVVWAINEGRAAAREVDRYLMGSSNLP; translated from the coding sequence ATGGGTAAACCAACCGGTTTTATGGAATATAGTCGTGAAGTCGCATCCGAAGCGGCCCCGCTGCAGCGTATCGGCCATTGGAAGGAATTTGCCACACCGCTTACGGATGACAAATTGCAAACACAGGGAGCCAGATGCATGGATTGCGGCATCCCTTTCTGCCATACGGGCAAGCTGATCAGCGGCATGGCCGCCGGCTGCCCGGTCAATAATCTCATTCCCGAGTGGAACGATCTGGTCTATCGCGGGCAGTGGAGAGAGGCGCTGAACCGTCTGCATAAGACGAACAATTTCCCTGAATTTACAGGGCGGGTATGTCCTGCTCCCTGCGAGGGCTCTTGTACGGTAGGCTTGAAGGATACACCGGTTACGATCAAAAGTATCGAGAAAGCCATCATCGACAAAGGCTTTGCCGAAGGCTGGATTACTCCCCAGCCTCCGGAGATTCGCACGGGCAAGAAGGTAGCGGTCATTGGCTCGGGACCTTCGGGGCTTGCGTGTGCAGCGCAATTGAACAAAGCCGGACATTGGGTGACGGTGTTCGAGCGTGCGGACCGAATCGGCGGTCTATTGATGTACGGCATCCCCAACATGAAGCTGGATAAGAGCTATGTTCAGCGCCGCGTCGAATTGCTGGAAGCGGAAGGGGTTACGTTCGTAACGAACGCGCATGTGGGCGTTAACTATCCGGTGGAGAAGCTGCAGGAGGAGTTCGATTCGATCGTTCTCTGTGCAGGAGCGACCAAGGGCCGCGATCTAATGATCGAAGGCCGCGAACTGAAGGGCGTCCACCTCGCCATGGAGTTTCTTAGCAAAAACACGAAAAGTCTGCTCGATTCCGAGCATGCGGACGGTGAATACATCTCGGCTGAAGGCAAGGATGTCATTGTCATCGGAGGCGGCGATACGGGCACGGACTGTGTAGGAACTTCTCTGCGCCACAAATGTAAAAGCGTGCTGCAATTCGAAATTATGCCGAAGGCGCCCGATTCGCGCCCAGCGAACAATCCTTGGCCGGAATGGCCGAAGGTTCTGAAAGTGGACTACGGTCAGCAGGAGGCCGCTGCGGTGCAGGGCGATGACCCTCGCCAGTATTTGATCTCGACGAAAAAATTCGTCGGCGATGAGAACGGCAACCTGAAAGAACTTCACACCGTTCTGATTGAATGGCAGAAGAACGAGCGGGGCCAATTCGTCCCCGTCGAAGTTCCGGGCAGCGAGAAGGTATACCCGGCTCAGCTAGTGCTGATCGCCATGGGCTTCACCGGACCGGAGAAGACCGTCCTAGAGCAGCTCGGCATTGAGCAGGATGAGCGTTCGAACGCGAAGGCCGAATATGGCAAGTTCGCAACGAATGTGGAAGGCATATTCGCCGCGGGCGATATGCGCCGCGGTCAGAGCCTTGTCGTATGGGCGATTAATGAAGGCCGCGCTGCCGCCCGCGAGGTGGACCGTTATTTAATGGGATCTTCGAATTTGCCATAA
- a CDS encoding S41 family peptidase: MSLLYPCTLRSFAAEKSDSSEYRFDEIASLLSNMHISGKSKQELTDAAIKGMVDSLNDPYTAYLDAKQAVEFQQAINQQKVGIGISIQRNDKGVFLAEVFPKSPAEQGGCCQGITWMR, translated from the coding sequence ATGTCTCTTCTCTATCCCTGCACGCTGCGTTCCTTCGCAGCAGAGAAGAGTGACTCGAGCGAATATCGATTCGATGAAATTGCTAGTTTACTTTCCAATATGCATATTAGCGGTAAATCAAAGCAGGAGCTGACCGATGCAGCTATCAAGGGAATGGTGGATTCCTTGAATGATCCTTATACAGCGTATTTGGATGCTAAACAAGCCGTGGAATTTCAACAAGCCATTAATCAGCAGAAAGTTGGTATAGGCATCTCCATTCAGCGTAACGACAAGGGGGTATTTCTTGCGGAGGTGTTTCCTAAGTCGCCGGCTGAGCAAGGGGGCTGCTGCCAGGGGATTACGTGGATGCGATAG
- a CDS encoding S41 family peptidase, which translates to MDAIDRTPITGESMDAIMELLSNKKAQDQVSFTIRRNEERKEIAVICEEVQFPVISFHMFTDHIGYIHIHSFAGDMDKEFADALHALQDQGMKSLLIDLRNNGGGYVDAALKLAHFFKQEGVFMYAIDREHPQGKPMQFEDGADFKLPTALLINEHTASAAEMFAGFMQDNNLADIIGTRSYGKGVAQQLVPLISGGMLKVTYTEWLTPKQHVVNHAGIQPDTELNGELEPVIHALRTLGAKQTKLELYETGANLNDMPLPVVVPDVVEDGREYLPSRLLSELIGGTVGWDSELSEVRISTDKLSALFAAKQSSQAVLKDGMCLVELHEFQKQFPELNWQRDGHILTLIMRRD; encoded by the coding sequence GTGGATGCGATAGATCGGACACCGATCACCGGAGAGTCGATGGATGCGATCATGGAGCTTCTCTCGAACAAGAAAGCTCAAGATCAGGTTTCCTTTACCATCAGAAGAAATGAGGAGCGCAAAGAGATTGCGGTTATATGTGAGGAGGTTCAATTCCCCGTCATCTCCTTTCATATGTTTACAGACCATATTGGTTATATCCACATCCATTCCTTTGCAGGAGATATGGATAAGGAATTTGCAGATGCGCTGCACGCCCTGCAGGATCAAGGGATGAAGTCGCTGCTGATCGACCTTCGCAACAATGGCGGCGGTTATGTGGATGCTGCACTGAAGCTGGCTCATTTTTTCAAGCAAGAGGGAGTTTTTATGTACGCGATAGACCGCGAGCATCCTCAAGGGAAGCCTATGCAATTTGAGGACGGTGCGGATTTCAAGCTGCCGACTGCTCTACTCATTAACGAGCACACGGCTAGTGCTGCTGAAATGTTTGCAGGTTTCATGCAGGATAACAATCTGGCAGATATCATCGGGACCCGTTCCTATGGAAAAGGCGTTGCCCAACAGCTGGTTCCGCTAATCAGCGGGGGGATGCTTAAGGTGACTTATACGGAGTGGCTGACGCCTAAGCAGCATGTCGTTAATCACGCCGGCATTCAGCCTGACACGGAGCTAAACGGTGAGTTAGAGCCTGTCATTCATGCGCTGCGGACATTGGGAGCCAAGCAAACCAAACTTGAGCTGTATGAAACAGGAGCGAACTTGAATGACATGCCACTCCCCGTAGTCGTACCTGATGTTGTAGAGGACGGACGCGAGTATCTGCCTTCCAGACTGCTTTCGGAGCTGATCGGAGGGACTGTAGGGTGGGACTCGGAGCTTTCAGAGGTAAGGATTTCGACAGATAAGCTTTCAGCACTTTTTGCTGCAAAACAATCGTCCCAGGCTGTACTGAAGGACGGAATGTGCTTAGTGGAGCTGCACGAATTTCAGAAGCAGTTCCCTGAGCTGAACTGGCAAAGAGATGGACATATACTAACACTAATAATGAGGAGAGATTAG
- a CDS encoding copper amine oxidase N-terminal domain-containing protein has protein sequence MKRWLLSGMAVCTIFAGMGSAHASEQQVQVYIDDKPITFEVQPFIDSGTTMVPFRSAFEALGMKVNWDGDKQEVTAEGEQASLKLTIGSKAVTVGGESKELEVAPLIEQGVTFVPLRFIGEASGREVSWDGRTQTVYIANTEQQIKHTLERQTKLTQEENLEAVMDTVDESSPVYDSTKATLSQIFTVYDLSYTINDMKLMKVDHDQAEVKLTSTAKKVKGPEFKDNKSVAVVQLHRVGGEWKTYQTVIDSIDYLKQDEFKAGEVTLSKEEQTKVLDVIEQDRALSEKEDFTALRKLYADDYPNLDQEWNQWQQLASVFDFKMTNTKVTILEASDDRAVVKVDAKLEKVSGPDFANMETEGITIVKKAEDGTWKIAESDELTITMLH, from the coding sequence ATGAAGCGATGGTTACTTTCAGGAATGGCGGTTTGTACGATTTTTGCCGGGATGGGGAGCGCTCATGCAAGTGAGCAGCAGGTGCAGGTGTATATTGATGATAAGCCGATTACATTCGAGGTGCAGCCGTTTATCGATAGTGGCACGACCATGGTTCCATTCCGAAGTGCCTTTGAAGCCCTCGGTATGAAGGTCAATTGGGACGGCGACAAGCAGGAGGTCACAGCTGAAGGGGAGCAGGCCAGCCTGAAGCTGACGATTGGCAGCAAAGCCGTTACTGTAGGCGGGGAATCCAAGGAGCTGGAGGTAGCGCCCCTGATTGAGCAGGGAGTTACCTTTGTTCCGCTTCGCTTCATCGGGGAAGCTTCGGGACGTGAAGTAAGCTGGGACGGACGAACGCAAACGGTGTATATCGCAAATACGGAACAGCAGATCAAGCATACGCTGGAACGGCAAACCAAGCTGACTCAAGAAGAGAACCTGGAGGCGGTCATGGATACGGTGGACGAAAGCTCGCCAGTCTATGATTCTACAAAAGCGACTTTGTCTCAGATTTTCACGGTGTATGATCTGAGTTATACCATTAATGATATGAAGCTGATGAAAGTGGATCACGATCAGGCGGAGGTTAAGCTTACGAGCACGGCTAAGAAAGTAAAGGGGCCTGAGTTCAAGGACAACAAGTCTGTAGCCGTAGTACAACTGCATCGTGTCGGCGGAGAATGGAAAACCTATCAGACCGTTATTGATAGCATCGATTACTTGAAGCAAGATGAGTTCAAGGCTGGAGAAGTAACGTTATCCAAGGAAGAACAAACAAAAGTGTTGGATGTCATCGAGCAGGATCGGGCCTTATCGGAGAAAGAGGATTTCACCGCTTTACGGAAGCTTTATGCGGACGATTATCCGAATCTCGACCAGGAATGGAACCAATGGCAGCAGCTGGCTTCTGTATTTGATTTCAAAATGACCAATACCAAAGTGACGATTCTGGAAGCTTCTGATGATCGTGCTGTCGTGAAAGTAGATGCGAAGCTGGAGAAGGTAAGCGGTCCTGATTTTGCCAACATGGAAACGGAAGGGATCACGATTGTGAAAAAAGCAGAAGACGGAACCTGGAAAATCGCCGAAAGCGATGAATTAACGATTACGATGCTGCATTAA
- a CDS encoding carbohydrate binding domain-containing protein codes for MKGIRFFFVVNGLTAVFNDGSGTWDNNGGNNYRFNEGTSTFESGTITASEPHPSILTITATVPDPTQADADIYLSSNVNTWNTSDPSYKMTKNVDGTYVLKLQIPPGTNLEYKLTKGSWDSVEVDASGTDIPNRSLTTTGGIQSVDITVQRWKDL; via the coding sequence GTGAAAGGCATTAGGTTTTTTTTCGTTGTAAACGGTTTAACGGCTGTGTTCAACGATGGCAGCGGAACTTGGGATAATAACGGAGGAAATAATTATCGTTTTAACGAGGGCACATCCACATTTGAGAGCGGCACGATCACGGCTAGTGAGCCGCATCCGAGCATACTGACGATCACAGCTACCGTACCGGACCCTACGCAGGCAGATGCGGATATCTATTTGTCATCCAATGTGAACACCTGGAACACATCCGACCCTTCCTATAAAATGACCAAAAACGTCGATGGCACCTATGTACTCAAGCTTCAGATTCCTCCAGGCACAAATTTGGAATACAAGCTAACAAAAGGCTCTTGGGATTCAGTTGAAGTAGATGCTAGCGGCACCGACATTCCCAATCGTTCCTTAACAACAACCGGTGGCATACAGAGTGTCGATATCACCGTGCAGCGTTGGAAAGACCTCTGA
- a CDS encoding sensor histidine kinase yields MRKVLILYVAVSLLFIAINYQSTREMHDSIQTVYEYGWGDSDISEADEIIRYSTNDLNAVKKKLDDGMWIKFRLPQQLSCSKDCTLFVSEIYENYEVYIEGERIYSFGNQGKRQGWNLNLIPLEPDWGGKPIYFRIHSDFERIGFKGEVKVDEKSNLVVFLIKNDIFRLIIPILTVAIGIFFLILAVRQKRNFYYIFFALFLMIYTNVFIARTYIKTFLWDHPWFWLEFRFLSLYIVPVLFTIFIERFLGTFPYVFRFVWITHLLLFAGIAVSQLLGLYSVQQFYDLFDMILLISMIIVICVVVISARHHPDNQILAVGFITYMLFGMYDVLVTLNLMPYQDYSVAQYGLFVLIVSILHVHLRRYVKVYQNIERYSRELAAKNEELLRLSNVKDEFLANTSHELRTPLNGIIGIGESILDGIGGPIHSTVRSNLDMMVSSAKRLSNLINDILDYSKLKHRELELQKENVELKGVVHTVVAMLSPLIRNKELEIVSSITDNMYVTGDENRIQQILYNLVGNAIKFTEQGQVRVSAKRLEGFTEVRVSDTGPGIPADRLESIFQSFEQLSGSDTRKHGGTGLGLSVTKYLVELHGGTIEVTSDIGKGTTFSFKLPTGAQADAYEQDRIVSRGIAVPVVPYLRQA; encoded by the coding sequence ATGAGAAAGGTTCTGATTCTGTACGTTGCCGTTAGTCTCTTATTTATTGCGATTAATTATCAGTCTACAAGGGAAATGCACGACAGCATCCAGACTGTGTATGAGTATGGTTGGGGAGACAGTGACATATCCGAAGCCGACGAAATCATTCGGTATTCGACGAATGACCTGAATGCAGTCAAGAAGAAGCTTGATGATGGAATGTGGATCAAGTTTCGCTTGCCGCAGCAGCTGAGCTGCTCCAAAGATTGCACTTTATTTGTCAGCGAGATTTATGAGAACTATGAAGTTTATATAGAGGGAGAGCGCATCTATTCATTCGGTAATCAGGGGAAGCGCCAGGGATGGAACTTAAATCTGATTCCGCTGGAGCCGGATTGGGGCGGTAAACCGATTTATTTTCGCATTCACTCTGATTTTGAACGTATTGGTTTTAAAGGCGAGGTCAAAGTCGACGAGAAATCCAATCTGGTCGTGTTCCTAATAAAGAACGATATCTTCCGTTTGATCATACCTATTTTAACGGTGGCCATCGGTATCTTCTTTCTCATCCTGGCTGTACGACAGAAACGGAATTTCTATTATATTTTCTTTGCGTTGTTTTTGATGATTTATACCAATGTTTTCATTGCTCGAACGTATATCAAAACCTTCCTATGGGATCATCCTTGGTTTTGGCTGGAATTCCGCTTTTTGTCCCTCTACATTGTTCCGGTTTTGTTCACCATTTTTATCGAAAGATTCCTAGGGACATTTCCTTATGTTTTCCGTTTCGTATGGATCACACATCTGCTGCTGTTTGCTGGGATTGCGGTAAGTCAGCTACTTGGGCTCTACAGTGTGCAGCAGTTTTATGATCTTTTCGATATGATACTATTGATCAGTATGATTATAGTGATTTGTGTGGTTGTCATTTCAGCCAGACATCATCCGGATAATCAGATTCTGGCCGTTGGGTTTATCACGTATATGCTATTCGGCATGTACGACGTGTTGGTGACGTTAAATCTGATGCCGTACCAGGACTATTCCGTTGCGCAATACGGTTTATTCGTTCTGATTGTATCCATTCTGCATGTACACTTACGAAGATACGTCAAGGTCTATCAAAATATTGAGCGTTATTCCAGGGAGCTTGCCGCCAAGAATGAAGAATTGCTGCGGTTAAGTAATGTGAAGGATGAATTTTTAGCCAATACATCTCATGAGCTGAGAACGCCTCTAAATGGAATTATCGGGATTGGGGAATCGATCCTGGATGGAATCGGGGGACCTATTCATTCTACGGTTCGCTCGAATTTAGATATGATGGTCTCCAGCGCCAAACGATTGAGCAATCTGATCAATGACATCCTGGATTATTCGAAATTAAAGCATCGTGAGCTTGAACTTCAGAAAGAGAATGTGGAACTAAAAGGTGTTGTGCATACCGTTGTCGCGATGCTTAGTCCGCTGATTCGTAATAAAGAGCTAGAGATCGTTAGCTCCATTACGGATAACATGTATGTTACAGGGGATGAAAACCGCATTCAGCAAATTTTATACAATTTAGTTGGAAATGCAATTAAATTTACGGAACAGGGCCAGGTACGAGTTTCAGCGAAAAGGCTAGAGGGATTCACGGAGGTACGGGTTTCGGATACAGGACCAGGTATTCCTGCAGATCGCTTGGAAAGCATCTTCCAATCCTTTGAACAGCTAAGCGGTTCGGATACGCGAAAACACGGCGGGACCGGACTCGGCTTATCCGTAACGAAATATTTGGTGGAGCTGCATGGAGGTACCATTGAGGTAACATCTGATATAGGGAAGGGCACTACGTTCTCGTTCAAGCTGCCCACAGGAGCACAGGCAGACGCTTATGAGCAGGATCGGATAGTCTCTAGGGGGATAGCAGTCCCAGTAGTCCCATACCTTCGACAAGCCTAG
- a CDS encoding ATP-binding response regulator: MVVDDDPVNIQVLVNHFSLRNWQTMTALSGKEAMTIIREDKVDLVLLDVMMPDMSGLQVCQEIRELYTHSELPVILLTAKNTRRDIVIGLQAGANDYLTKPFSKDELFARVHAHIEVAKAAAELCMVKEAVQTGTSFLRHAIKNDVGMIQLFNEKIREYAQAHGIESLIRDTDIIMKKNAHLLGMISRIHDLTADIQLYLTQGDLVQTIRQVVNTVRTQCEKENIRINFHCKSFVFMAYDPVHMEEVLYNLVQNAKEAIEPSKGEITIDVTAEKERVYLKIMDTGSGIPQEHLPFIFEPYYSTKRRESNFGLGLSYCKRVIEKHGGCISVESTARGTKVIVTFFRTGERG; this comes from the coding sequence TTGGTTGTAGACGATGATCCTGTCAATATACAGGTTTTGGTCAATCATTTTAGTCTGCGGAATTGGCAGACCATGACAGCCCTTAGCGGTAAAGAAGCTATGACGATCATCAGAGAGGACAAAGTCGATCTTGTTTTATTAGATGTCATGATGCCGGATATGAGCGGGCTGCAGGTGTGTCAAGAGATAAGAGAGCTCTACACGCACAGTGAGCTACCAGTCATTTTATTAACCGCCAAAAATACAAGAAGAGATATTGTGATAGGCCTACAAGCCGGAGCTAACGATTATCTGACAAAACCGTTCTCCAAGGATGAATTGTTTGCGCGGGTCCATGCTCATATCGAAGTGGCGAAGGCTGCTGCTGAGCTGTGTATGGTGAAGGAAGCGGTGCAGACCGGCACTTCATTTTTGCGCCATGCGATTAAGAACGATGTAGGCATGATTCAACTTTTTAACGAAAAAATTAGAGAATATGCACAAGCTCACGGGATCGAATCTTTAATTCGCGATACGGATATTATTATGAAGAAAAATGCTCATCTGCTGGGAATGATCAGCCGCATCCATGATCTTACAGCGGATATCCAGCTTTACCTGACCCAAGGGGACCTCGTCCAAACGATACGTCAAGTCGTGAATACAGTTCGGACTCAATGTGAGAAGGAGAACATACGCATAAATTTCCATTGTAAGAGTTTCGTCTTCATGGCATATGATCCCGTACACATGGAAGAAGTTCTTTATAATTTGGTACAAAATGCGAAGGAAGCCATCGAACCCTCCAAAGGTGAAATCACAATCGATGTGACAGCTGAAAAAGAGCGCGTTTATTTGAAAATTATGGATACGGGCAGTGGGATACCGCAAGAGCATTTGCCATTCATATTCGAACCCTATTATTCAACCAAACGAAGAGAGAGCAATTTCGGTCTGGGGCTCAGCTACTGCAAGAGAGTCATAGAGAAGCACGGAGGATGTATATCTGTCGAAAGTACTGCAAGAGGTACCAAAGTAATCGTAACCTTCTTCAGAACAGGTGAAAGGGGCTAG